The genomic stretch gttaaagcagtgctagataacaatggtggtcacacaaaatattgacactttgggcacaatttagacatgttcactatggggtgtactcacttttgttgccagctgtttagacattaacagctgtgtactgagtaattttcaaaggacaataaatctatactgttattcaagcagcacactgactactttaagttatatcaaagtttcagtaggataatgttatcccctgaaaggatataacagaatatttgcaaaaatctaaagggtgtactcacttttgagatatactgtatactgtatatatatagtatatatatatatagtatatatatactatatatatatatatatatagtatatataatactatataatattatattacagtatatatatatatagctatatatattataatataagatataatatatatatataatattatatatatatctaataaattatatatatatataatacacagttatatatatatatatatatacttatatatatatattatataacagtatcatagatataatatatatatataaatatatatatactgtatatatatatctctactatatactatatatatctaatcagtagaatatatatatatatctattcctgtctatatatatagtaatatataactatatatatacaggatatatatatatatatatatctatatatagatagatatataatatatatatactgtgtatatatatatatatagcagtatatatatagattatatatatattatatgacaggatacatatatatatatatatatatatatatatatatatatatatactgtatacacataaAGTATGATGCTGGTCTCGTGGGTGCCAGTTTGCCTCATGACCTGCAGAGAGGACAACCAGTACAACCACGAGGTGACGTGACCCGCACTGCATTATGGGACGAAGCTTCCAATGAAGACAAAACCtgagacatttttaatattttattataaatagtggtataaagaaaatataaaaatagtttacATCGTTAAATCAATATTTACATGGAACATTTCaaaggacaaaataaataaaatgtagaatagcttatatattttaaataaattacatgTTTCACAGTGAGGCAGTAAAAACATTGAAGTAGTTTGTTGTTGGAGGATGAAGCTGCAGCGTCGGAGTGTTTAACCCCAATACTCTCTGGGCACCAGCGGCATGCAGAAGTCTTTGCCGGACATCTGTATTGAAAAACAGGGAACTTGATTAGCATGTTGTACTTTCATTCAACAAGATGCAGGATTTCTACACATACATAGTCATGAATAACACTCATGAGTAAATGTTACATACCTGACAGTAGGGCTGCGTTGCTGGAGGTGACTGCAGGATGGCGTCCAAGCTGTCTCCCTGAGGAGCTTCAAAGTACTGTCTACTGTACTGCTCCACTCCAAAACTACAGCTCCCAGAATACAGCACGGTGTCCTGGCTGTGACACTGTGCTGGGTACAGGCTCTGGTTCTGGCTCTGCAGCTGGGCCTCCTGTCCAGCCATGATGGAGCCGTGCTGGAAGTAGCTGAGGATGTCAGACGAGGAGGTGTCGCTGGCCGACGTGTCTCCCTGTTCCTTCCTCTGGAACAGCGCCTCATCGCTGAGGCCCAACTGCGCCGACAGGTAGGAGATGTAGCTGATGGTAAGGCGGAGGGTCTCTATCTTTGTCAGGGTCTGTCCTGCAGGAGCCACTGAGGGCGGGAGGTAGGACCTGAGGTGATGTAGAGCTTTGGTCAGAtccctcatcctcatcttctcCTTCTCGCTGGCGCTCTCCCTCTGCTTGCTGCGCATCCTGGTGGCTCGGCCCGACCTCCTGCCACGCCCAGACGGGGAGCAGGGCGAGGATTTGAAGGTCTGGGAATATCCGGTTTTGGCTGCCTTAGGAGTGGACTGTGGCAGCTGCTGGTAGGAGGGAGAGATGCTGGAGTCCATAGAGGGGACAGGGGAGAGGGTTTCTAAAGAGGAGATGCTAGAAAGGTCCGAGTCGGAGCACCACTGGTACTGCAGGCCGTAGTTGAGCAGAGGGACTGAGAAGGTATCCATGTTGTGTTGAGGGACGCCGTGGTCTGACTGGAGAGGCTGTGAGCTGCTCAGCTCTGGTGCACTGGTTTATAAGTCCAGGCCAGGCCGCAGAGGTGTGAAGTGACACCTCTGCAGATTCTCACAAACCATCAAGCAGAGGCCACTgcccctgaacacacacactctcacacacactggctcACTGGGAccttgtctctctccctctcctctgtgtctgggAACATTCAGCTACAGAAGTGTGACTTTTGACTCCTTctcaaaacaataaacagtttttGCTTTTTGGGTTTTTGTCCCTGCAGCGACCCAGATGCATTCTGCACATGTTTCAGGGTTTGTTTTGAAAGATCTACTTTCTCCCGCATTCACTTTTTCTCTCTAAAGCCAAACGACACAGGTCAGCGACCTGCACAGTATAATAGGAAGGTGTGAAGAAGCATACACTGCAGATACAAAGGTGTCTGTTGTATTACCTGgagagattgattgattgattgagttCTTTAGTTGCATTTCATGCACACAAAGTGCCCAAAACACTAACTATActtgtcattacattacagagtTACAGGTTAtcttaaactaaatgtattctgCCTTCTCTGCCAAGCTTGGTAAATAAAATCTGCTACAAAAAATGTTCCTTCCTGAAGCTCAACTCAAGTTTTTCATATTCATCCAAAAGAAATGAACGTAAATGGAAGTTCTTTTATTATCTTATGTTCCTGTAGacagtaaaacagaaagatgacCTCAGTCCCTCACACACAACAGAATAAGTCCGTTCTGGATTAATGTCACTTGATGTGTCTCAAATCAAATAAACATCAAATTACCATCAACTACACATGAATCTAAATAAGCATAGAGATGCAAAGTTCAAGACAGGGTGGAGACATGATGCTGGACTTTATACTGAAGCAGTTCATCCCTGCAGACAAAGCTCTGAAACGGCTGAACTGTGTATCGTCATATCGATCCACCCTTGAACCTGACATCGTGTGtgttctgctcttcttctctactTTATGTTCCACAACTTCTGTCCAACATGATCATTTTATCATCTCAGTGAGTCCGGCTGAGATCTCTTCACGTTCTTTATCTTGATGTGGAGAAGAGAcacttcctgctgctggacGTGCTACTGTATAAGAACTGTCCTGCAATGAACATGTAGATGCATCTAATGAAGCTTAACGAGCTGCATCATCCAGTTAGAGGAGAGGCGTGAGGGTTTCACACTGATGAGAACTGATGAGTCTGCAGGCGTCACTTCACACCTCAACTGTGAGAACCGGGAACGCTGGAAAATACTGCGGAAGTCACTTGcgaacctctctctctctctctcgctctctctctgttggtctctctctctctctctctcgttctctctctctctctctcgcttctctctctctgtctctctctctctctctctgatctctgttctctctctctctctctctcgctctctctcttctctcttctctctctctcgctctctctctctctctctctctctctctctgtctctctgtctctctgtctctctgtctctctctcgcctctccctctctgctctgtctcgtctctctctctatctctttctctgttctctctctcctctcgctctctctctgtctgtctctctctctctctctctctgtctccgctcttctcttcttctcttctctctctctctctctcttctcctgtctctctctctctctctctctctctctcttctctctctctctcttcttctctcgtctctctctctctctctctctctctctctcttcttcttctctcttctctatctatctctttacTCTCGTTTATTTCATCGATTATTTTTCCTTTGTACTTTGTCTGTTGTTTATAAATCATCGTAACATTCTCCAGCGGTCCGTTCACATTTTTCTCAGCTCAGTGACTCGATACAAAGCAGTTTATCATCCCCGTAATGGAGCATAAGAGGGCGGATTGTAGCTATGATCTCTTCActacattttaactttaagtcaattaattaatttagtgaATTAATGTTTCTGGGTGTTGGAAGCTGAGAGCAGCTCCTGATCATGAGTTTGTTCATTtatctatttttcttttctttcttttttcttttgttttattgtcctatacatattttatttttcaaaattattattatcattctttttttctttttttctttcttttctttcttctttctttttttctttcttttcttttcttcttttcttttcttctctttctttcttcttttctttcttcttcttcttttcttctttctctttcctttctttctttttttctttcttcttttttctttttttcttttttttcttttttttctttcttttttttctttttttctttctttctttcttttttttcttttctttctttctttcttttctttctttctttcttttcttctttctttcttttcttttctttctttcttttcttttcttttcttttcttttctttctttctttctttctttctttttttctttcttttctttctttcttcttcttttctttcttttctttcttttctttcttttcttttctttctttcttttcttctttctttcttttcttttctttctttcttttctttcttttctttcttttctttcttttctttcttttctttctttttctttttctttcttttcttttctttcttttcttttcttctttctttcttttcttttcttctttctttctttttctttcttttctttcttttctttcttttcttttctttctttcttcttttctttctttctttctttctttcttttctttcttttctttctttctttcttttctttctttcttctttctttctttcttttctttctttctttcttttctttcttttctttcttttctttctttcttttctttcttttcttctttctttctttcttttctttcttttctttctttctttctttcttttcttctttctttctttcttttcttctttcttttctttcttttctttcttttcttttcttttcttttcttttctttctttcttttctttataaattattattattattattttattttttacttatctTTGAGTTTCCAGAaagctaaatgtattattattattatgattattattatgatgatgattatgattattattattatgattattattattattattattattattattatgatgattatttttattattattattattactgtttattatggtcataaaataaaataaattgtgtaaaTGAACCTAAAAAACAATCAGAGccatttggtttgtttttctgatataaaaacagtaaacaatagtatgaaaatgtaattactaaTGTTGCATGATACCTGTGTTATAGAAGACGGTGTTTTTGATGGTGCAATTCTCAAAGAAGGTGTTGGTGGACTTGACATCCTCAAAGTAGCAGTTTTCAAACAGAGAATCCTCAAACTTCACAGAATTAATCTCAATGTTTGCAAAcctaaatgaaaagaaaaaacgtCTCATTCAGTTTTAGCATAAACATTGTGAGTTATGACTTTAAAGAGCATGAGCAccaaatataatatgaataaatgcGGCGGACTTGAGGAAACATACTTGTCGTGGATGTACTCTCCCTCGCGGTGGATCTGGTTGACCAGAGAGAAGTTGAAGTGGAAGCGTTCGACCCGTTCGCGGTGGAACACTTTGACCTTGGACTCGTACTCCTCGTACTGCATGTATTTGATCATATCAGGAAACCACACCCCCAGCCCGTGGTAGCTGAAGCACAGAGAAGCAAACTTCagtatataaaactaaatatgtgtttgtgagtgtttaGTTTGGGCCTTTATCATTAACAGAGGCATTCTTTACTTCTATAGCACTAGTAAGGATATAAGTGTAAATGTAAGTGTACTCTACCGGGAGGTTTTTTCCTTAAGTGTCATCGTGGGTGtacagaataaatgtaattgttgcaGCTACCTGAAGGCCAAGCAGAACCAAACAATAACCAGGAAGAGGCCTTGCAGTCTGAGCTCTGGGGCTGAAAGTGACATGATGTTAGCCATCACCTGAatcagggacagacagacagacagacagacagacagacagacagacagacagacagacagacagacagacatgtaatGTAAGGACTGCATTCAGTTTAgataaacaaaaatgtcattttcttttctctttctgtgcagACCTGTTGCAGCATGGTCATGTGTCTGACGGTCCAGCGCTGGAAGGCAGTTCCAGTGTCGCTCTGGATCTCTATGAACTCGTCCTCCTGAGTTTGTGGAGTCTTAATGTTGGTCGCCttcacaaagagagaaaacaattataACTTCATCTTAATTTCATGATTGTGTTTCAATAGAACAGATTCTTTAATTTAAAGATTGTAAAAGAGACTTAATGGAAACATTAAATGGTATATCAAGGAAAGAAACAGCTCATcagatgtacatttatttggttAATGAACGGCTAAATGAGTTAACTGTTGGCGAATGATAAACAGCAGCGCTGTTGTAAATGGAGGCTCACAGTGAAGACTCTCTCCGGCTCCCCCTTTGCCTTCCAGTTGGTGTCGTGAACTTGTCGCAGGACCATCCACGCCTCATCATGTCGGGCActctgaagaaaacaaacacacacacatacacacttatcCACGCACCAATGTGAAAAGCTCTCAGACTTTAATGCACCTTTACTTCCCACATCTGCAGCCAGCTAAGTAACAATGTTCCCATGAGCTCTGCCTCTTATCAGATGGGGGGGGAACGTGTGATAATTTGGGGGGTTGTGATATGAACATGTTGGAGCAGCCCTGCTgtaacatacaaatacaataccaCATGTGGTTAAAGGTCTGACAATGTCCTGGATGAGAAGCAGGGGTGGGTGGTGTTCGGGTCTTAGCAGCCTCGCTCTACCTTTGCACAGCCGTGGGATGTTGGTGGCTGATGATGACTCAACACTTGAACACTGTACACTGACATGATGATATTAGTTTGTGTTGTTAATCTTAATGTGCTGTGCATGAGCAGTACAGagtgtttcttttatattttgtagaCGATAAAACAACTCATTCTGATCTGgcatgtttggatgttttgacgTTGGGTCTGACCTCCAGGAGGAAACGAGGGCTCTCCGGCATGAAGATGACTCCGACAAGCGCTGCCAGCGCAGGGAAGAGACACACCAGAATGAATAATCTCCAACTGTGGATCTGCAACTCTGTACCGATGGCGAAGCCCCAGCCTGGAAAATGATCCGGAAAAGAGCATGTTAATATTTCAAGAACTCTTCTTCCAAAACACATATTGTGTTatatacaaaacacattttatgtatCACTTCTGCATCTGTCATTTGCACATGAAACATTGAAAAGTCTTTGCAACTGTGGGTTCATTTTGGAGTCATTTTTTATGTgagttatttatatttaattgtgaGGGGAAATTCTCCAGATGATCGTACGTGCCGACTGAGAAAAGAATATCTCCACATTTCAAAACAAGTAAACACTCCTCCTGTGAATCCTGTGAGTGTCCCTGTCTTCTGATGTGcagtttgtttgaatgtttgtcaTGTGAGtctactgcatgtgtgtgtgtggttacgtgagtcagcgtgtgtgtgtgtgtgtgtgttaccataGTGAGGGATGATTCCCCAGGCGGTGAAGGAGGCGTACAGGCCTCCCAGCATCCAGAACATGCAGAGCCAGCTCAGATGTTCTCCACGTTTATCCATCTGCAGGAACTCAGTGAAGTAGGTGTACACTATCGGGATGGAGCCGCCAATTCTGCGGGAGGAATCACAagacatgtcagaaaatacatctcttctcttcctcactcAACACCTTTCTTTGTCCATCATTCTCTGAGTGTGTAGTTGGGCGTGGGGACATCGGGGCTCAGTTAAAAAAACGTCAACAAATGCAATTTTAGGAAATGTGCATAACGGTGCATCAAGAGGGCGACGGCCGGGCtactacagaagaagaaacaagaatGTGTTAAAGTTACTGATTGGTGCATTTTAGAATCATAGGCTGAGGTTGTAGTTCAGACCCGAAGTTACTCTTTTGGATAATGCACAATTGTTTGTTCTATATTTAAATTGCATTGCATGCTTTATTATTGTGCAAATAAACCTTTCTCATTTGTTAGTTAATATTTCTTGGTGCTTTTAAAAAGGGTCTGGAGACATTTCTAACTATAAATGAATGTTAGTGATGTGGGATCATCCAAATGATCTCATCTCTACTGTCGTTGTTGTTTGTCCATCTTAAAAACTGTgtaaaaatacatacagtagagAAATGACACGACATGAACAGGAAACACCACCGCAGCATGTTCATCAACATAATGTTTGGCTCATCTGAAGgtttctctgtctgcctcttgtGTTTTGTGAAGGCAGCCACACGGACACATGGTTAATGACGAACATGCCGCTCATTATCACAGTGAATCAGCAACagctgaatgtttttattttggcaaCCTTGTATTGTGTGGCTCAGCAAAAAGCTCAAGCATCAATATTGCAGGTCTGGGTGCACTCTAGGCTGCAATCATTATcaaaagaaatgtgtctttgaaaGTTGCAAAACCAATCTGTGCACAGCCACAGCTTCACCCCGAGGCGCTGGTGACAGCAGGAAGTCAGCAATAAAactcaaatgaaaaacaagcaaAGAGCATCGTTCACTTGTTTTAATTGGAATGATAAAGAAATGCTCCAATGAAGTAAATAAACAGAAATCTCTTTTTGTGCAGCgtatgtaaatgtgttattttaacgaggaaaacaaatgagcaGTCGACTGGTGTTGAAGTACGTCATCTCCCTACGTCAGGCTCTTCgtaaaggtttgtttttaatggaAGTGCTTCCTATTACTCATCTTCCTGAAATGTCAGGTGTCCTATTTTGGAACAAATATcgtcaaatacaaatatttagaaGTGCTTTTCCGTCA from Cottoperca gobio chromosome 3, fCotGob3.1, whole genome shotgun sequence encodes the following:
- the sv2ba gene encoding synaptic vesicle glycoprotein 2Ba, coding for MDDPYHNNVTQQVTEGGEYTYTQGGEGQDGYPYQADYPPQDEDARSDATEGADDDEQMYEGEYQGVPHPDEIKEARRAARTEARRKARQAAQQEEEEDNLPEQYEAIMEDCGHGRFQWMLFFVLGLALMADGVDGFVVGFVLPSAEKDMCISNSDKGMLGLLVYVAMMVGALVWGGLCDKMGRRKCLIYVLTIDLVFSFLSCFAQGYGFFLFFRFCSGFGIGGSIPIVYTYFTEFLQMDKRGEHLSWLCMFWMLGGLYASFTAWGIIPHYGWGFAIGTELQIHSWRLFILVCLFPALAALVGVIFMPESPRFLLESARHDEAWMVLRQVHDTNWKAKGEPERVFTATNIKTPQTQEDEFIEIQSDTGTAFQRWTVRHMTMLQQVMANIMSLSAPELRLQGLFLVIVWFCLAFSYHGLGVWFPDMIKYMQYEEYESKVKVFHRERVERFHFNFSLVNQIHREGEYIHDKFANIEINSVKFEDSLFENCYFEDVKSTNTFFENCTIKNTVFYNTGIMQH